The Halosimplex litoreum genome has a window encoding:
- a CDS encoding AbrB/MazE/SpoVT family DNA-binding domain-containing protein, protein MGTSEDRRVDEKGRVTIPKSIREALQIDPGEEVAVELADDRIVIRNRISREQLVERLEGCVSEETRADDADRIDPDDLKADWTSDLPN, encoded by the coding sequence ATGGGGACGAGCGAGGACCGACGCGTCGACGAGAAGGGACGGGTCACGATCCCGAAGTCGATCAGGGAGGCGTTGCAGATCGACCCCGGGGAAGAGGTCGCCGTGGAGTTAGCGGACGACCGGATCGTCATCCGCAATCGCATCTCGCGGGAGCAACTGGTCGAGCGACTGGAGGGGTGTGTCAGCGAGGAGACTCGGGCCGACGACGCCGACCGGATCGATCCCGACGACCTGAAAGCCGACTGGACGAGCGACCTCCCGAACTGA
- a CDS encoding AI-2E family transporter codes for MALTRRQQVLGGLFVGMTVLTLLILSRVIGIVFFAITVAYVLYPVRRGLVHRGVHRRVAAATATTVGFLFVALIVGPVVYALYGRQALLLSFLRSIPAEQPVTIFGMSFVIDVSALIVRARAAVVDVGFDIAGAAPVLALKGFLFVFLVYGLLLRPGSVHRAALRLVPGEYHDVVFALHRCVRDTLYALYVLQAATALGTFAVAYVVFSVLGYPSAFTLSVFSGLLQFIPVLGPSILIAAVAVGQALAGEVTAALLVASTGLVLIGFLPDALIRPRLASLTTGMPASLYFVGFTGGTLSLGVVGVIAGPLVVALLVEVVELVTDERASVQQTFDEAAVVPDADGDDDRPRGRNGRLSDYLSDGAADSTGDLADQVPDATDGDLAEESPGDSAGDPTDD; via the coding sequence ATGGCGCTGACGCGGCGACAACAGGTCCTCGGGGGCCTGTTCGTCGGCATGACGGTCCTGACGCTGCTGATCCTCTCGCGGGTGATCGGGATCGTCTTTTTCGCCATCACGGTGGCGTACGTGCTCTATCCCGTCCGTCGGGGCCTCGTCCACCGGGGCGTCCACCGCCGGGTCGCCGCCGCGACGGCCACGACGGTCGGGTTCCTGTTCGTCGCGCTCATCGTCGGGCCGGTGGTCTACGCGCTGTACGGCCGCCAGGCGCTCCTGCTTTCGTTCCTGCGGTCGATCCCGGCCGAACAGCCGGTGACGATCTTCGGGATGTCGTTCGTGATCGACGTGAGCGCGCTGATCGTGCGGGCACGGGCCGCCGTCGTCGACGTCGGATTCGATATCGCCGGGGCGGCGCCCGTCCTCGCGCTGAAGGGCTTCCTGTTCGTCTTTCTCGTGTACGGACTGCTGTTGCGGCCCGGGAGCGTCCACCGAGCGGCGCTCCGGCTGGTCCCCGGGGAGTACCACGACGTGGTGTTCGCGCTGCACCGCTGCGTGCGCGACACGCTGTACGCGCTGTACGTCCTGCAGGCCGCGACGGCGCTGGGGACGTTCGCGGTGGCGTACGTCGTCTTCTCGGTACTGGGCTACCCCAGCGCGTTCACGCTGTCGGTCTTTTCCGGACTCTTGCAGTTCATCCCCGTCCTCGGGCCGAGCATCCTCATCGCGGCCGTGGCGGTCGGCCAGGCGCTGGCCGGCGAGGTCACCGCCGCCCTCCTCGTCGCGAGCACGGGGCTGGTCCTGATCGGCTTCCTGCCGGACGCGCTGATCCGCCCGCGGCTCGCTTCGCTGACGACCGGGATGCCCGCGAGCCTCTACTTCGTCGGGTTCACCGGCGGCACGCTGAGTCTGGGCGTCGTCGGCGTCATCGCGGGCCCGCTGGTCGTCGCGCTGCTCGTCGAAGTGGTCGAACTGGTCACCGACGAACGTGCGAGCGTCCAGCAGACCTTCGACGAGGCCGCCGTCGTCCCCGACGCCGACGGCGACGACGACCGACCCCGCGGTCGGAACGGGCGCCTCAGCGACTACCTGTCCGACGGCGCGGCGGACTCGACCGGAGACCTGGCGGACCAGGTACCGGACGCGACGGACGGCGACCTCGCCGAGGAGTCCCCGGGCGACTCCGCCGGCGACCCGACCGACGACTGA
- a CDS encoding HPP family protein, with amino-acid sequence MSRFAVRTAVHAGALLAVTGAVAWLTGTPFVFPSLGPTAYVLATRRTADRSALARVVAAHVVGVAAGLGSYRLLADCVVVTADLAPRSPALAAVVASGVLALALTSAGMVVTGTIHPPACATTLIVSLGLLPTLWEGLFIAIAVCVLVGTHAVVVRTLSVSDERERPTPDAS; translated from the coding sequence GTGTCCCGTTTCGCCGTCCGGACGGCGGTCCACGCCGGCGCCCTGCTCGCGGTGACGGGCGCCGTCGCCTGGCTCACGGGGACCCCGTTCGTCTTCCCGAGTCTCGGCCCGACCGCGTACGTGTTGGCGACCCGGCGGACGGCCGACCGCTCGGCGCTCGCCCGGGTCGTCGCGGCCCACGTCGTCGGTGTCGCCGCCGGGCTGGGCTCCTACCGACTGCTCGCCGACTGCGTCGTCGTCACCGCGGACCTCGCGCCCCGGTCGCCCGCCCTGGCGGCCGTCGTCGCCAGCGGCGTCCTCGCGCTGGCGCTGACCAGCGCCGGGATGGTCGTGACGGGCACGATCCACCCGCCCGCCTGTGCGACGACGCTCATCGTCTCGCTCGGGCTGTTGCCGACGCTTTGGGAGGGACTGTTCATCGCCATCGCGGTCTGCGTCCTCGTCGGTACTCACGCCGTCGTCGTCCGGACCCTCTCGGTTTCGGACGAGCGCGAACGGCCGACCCCCGACGCCTCGTGA
- a CDS encoding class I SAM-dependent methyltransferase, translated as MSVSEEFDEWARDGRDEGMEERHWHTAKHALARMPVEAGDTVLDLGSGSGYAGRALRETKDAARSYGVDAAPQMARNAREYTDDRRSGFLNGDFEHLPFADDSVDHCWSMEAFFYARDPDAVLDELRRVIRPGGTFYCAVNYWEESVHTHEWDELVEVPMIRWSEAEYREHFRDAGFHVAGQDRIPDTETTIPPAGEFPTEDFETREAMVERYREHGTLLTVGVVP; from the coding sequence ATGAGCGTCAGCGAGGAGTTCGACGAGTGGGCACGCGACGGCCGCGACGAGGGCATGGAGGAGCGCCACTGGCACACCGCCAAACACGCCCTCGCGCGGATGCCCGTCGAGGCGGGCGACACCGTCCTCGACCTGGGCTCGGGGAGCGGCTACGCCGGCCGCGCGCTCCGGGAGACGAAGGACGCGGCCCGGTCCTACGGCGTCGACGCCGCGCCGCAGATGGCCCGCAACGCCCGCGAGTACACCGACGACCGCCGGTCGGGCTTCCTGAACGGCGACTTCGAACACCTGCCGTTCGCCGACGACAGCGTCGACCACTGCTGGTCGATGGAGGCGTTCTTCTACGCCCGCGACCCCGACGCCGTGCTGGACGAACTCCGGCGAGTCATCCGGCCGGGCGGGACGTTCTACTGTGCGGTGAACTACTGGGAAGAGAGCGTCCACACGCACGAGTGGGACGAACTGGTCGAGGTGCCGATGATCCGCTGGAGCGAGGCCGAGTACCGCGAACACTTCCGCGACGCGGGCTTTCACGTCGCCGGCCAGGACCGGATCCCCGACACGGAGACGACGATTCCGCCGGCGGGGGAGTTCCCGACCGAGGACTTCGAAACCCGCGAGGCGATGGTCGAGCGCTACCGCGAGCACGGCACGCTACTGACCGTCGGCGTGGTGCCGTAG
- a CDS encoding sulfurtransferase, protein MSEIVVPAEWVADRLDEVRIVDVRDAWEFDGIGHVPGAVNVPFDSFRADDHAAEDGATTDPDGRDADDTEASGDGQGMLPGADAFADLMSEAGITADDRIVAYDDTHGVFAARFLVTAELYGHHPGRLHLLDGDFSAWRLDHETTSEGTDFERSTYEVDPPAETPLVGIDAVAAATDDPDTVVVDTREAWEFEEGHIPGAVRLDWRELVDDETRGLKPRDEIESTLDDRGIDPDKRVLLYCNTARRISHTYTVLRHLGYPDLAFYEGSLTEWKAAGRDLETGA, encoded by the coding sequence ATGAGCGAGATCGTCGTCCCGGCCGAGTGGGTGGCCGACCGCCTCGACGAGGTCCGGATCGTCGACGTCCGCGACGCCTGGGAGTTCGACGGTATCGGCCACGTCCCCGGCGCCGTCAACGTCCCGTTCGACTCGTTTCGTGCCGACGACCACGCCGCGGAAGACGGCGCTACGACCGATCCCGACGGGCGGGACGCCGACGACACCGAAGCGTCGGGGGACGGGCAGGGGATGCTCCCCGGCGCCGACGCCTTCGCCGACCTCATGTCCGAGGCGGGGATAACCGCCGACGACCGGATCGTCGCCTACGACGACACTCACGGCGTCTTCGCTGCGCGCTTCCTCGTGACCGCCGAGCTGTACGGCCACCACCCCGGGCGGTTACACCTGCTCGACGGCGACTTCTCCGCGTGGCGGCTCGACCACGAGACGACGAGCGAGGGCACCGACTTCGAACGTTCGACCTACGAGGTCGACCCGCCGGCGGAGACGCCGCTGGTCGGGATCGACGCGGTCGCGGCGGCCACCGACGACCCCGACACCGTCGTCGTCGACACTCGCGAGGCCTGGGAGTTCGAGGAGGGCCACATCCCCGGCGCGGTCCGGCTGGACTGGCGCGAACTCGTCGACGACGAGACCCGCGGGCTCAAGCCCCGCGACGAGATCGAGTCGACCCTCGACGACCGTGGGATCGACCCCGACAAACGGGTCCTGCTCTACTGCAACACCGCCCGGCGGATCAGCCACACCTACACCGTCCTCCGGCACCTGGGGTACCCCGACCTCGCCTTCTACGAGGGGAGTCTCACCGAGTGGAAGGCGGCCGGGCGCGACCTGGAGACCGGGGCGTAA
- a CDS encoding aldo/keto reductase, with amino-acid sequence MEYTTLGSTGMEVSQICLGCMSFGSEEPWMLDEDEGREVIERAIDLGVNFFDTANAYSDGESEEILGDVLAEYDRDEQVVATKVRFPVGEDTPNASGLSRKTIEQELDASLDRLGLDTIDLYQTHRVDPETPPETTLEALDDARRRGKIRHAGTSSMWTHDLVEQLRTSEREDLLSYETMQNHYHVAYREEERDMLPLCDKEDIGVVPWGPLGQGFLARPFDELERTNRGDPENFHNPTPEYERGGGEEINERVQELAADHGVTMAQIALAWQFQNEYVDAPIVGTTSVEHLEQAVEALEISLSASDVAYLEEPYEPQPIIGHE; translated from the coding sequence ATGGAGTACACCACACTCGGGTCGACCGGGATGGAGGTCTCGCAGATCTGCCTGGGCTGTATGAGCTTCGGCAGCGAGGAGCCGTGGATGTTAGACGAGGACGAGGGCCGGGAGGTCATCGAACGCGCCATCGACCTGGGCGTGAACTTCTTCGACACCGCCAACGCCTACTCCGACGGCGAGAGCGAGGAGATCCTCGGTGACGTACTGGCCGAATACGACCGCGACGAGCAGGTCGTCGCGACCAAGGTCCGGTTCCCCGTCGGCGAGGACACGCCCAACGCCTCGGGCCTCTCGCGCAAGACCATCGAGCAGGAACTCGACGCTTCGCTCGACCGCCTCGGCCTCGACACCATCGACCTGTACCAGACCCACCGCGTCGACCCCGAGACCCCGCCGGAGACCACGCTCGAAGCGCTCGACGACGCCCGTCGTCGCGGGAAGATCCGCCACGCCGGCACCTCCTCGATGTGGACTCACGACCTCGTCGAGCAGTTGCGGACGAGCGAGCGCGAGGACCTCCTGAGTTACGAGACGATGCAGAACCACTACCACGTGGCCTACCGCGAGGAGGAACGCGACATGCTCCCCCTCTGTGACAAAGAGGACATCGGCGTCGTCCCGTGGGGCCCGCTCGGTCAGGGCTTCCTCGCCCGGCCCTTCGACGAACTCGAACGCACCAACCGCGGCGACCCCGAGAACTTCCACAACCCGACGCCGGAGTACGAGCGCGGCGGCGGCGAGGAGATCAACGAGCGCGTGCAGGAACTGGCCGCCGACCACGGCGTGACGATGGCCCAGATCGCACTCGCCTGGCAGTTCCAGAACGAGTACGTCGACGCGCCCATCGTCGGCACCACGAGCGTCGAACACCTCGAACAGGCCGTCGAGGCGCTGGAGATCTCGCTGTCGGCCTCGGACGTGGCGTACCTGGAGGAGCCGTACGAACCGCAGCCGATCATCGGCCACGAGTGA
- a CDS encoding ATP-binding protein: protein MDRFVDRRAELSRLVECYESDEAEMVVVFGRRRLGKTELVRESLAEREDAVLYQATETTSQVQLDEFVELASESFPGVDRIRADWESLLGYLAERDAVVVLDEFPYLIDADESLPSVVQRLWDQEIRDSAATLVLVGSSISMMEEATLLGNSPLYGRFTEKIDLRQLDFGAACEFFPDSYTPEERVFAWGVFGGTPYYLDGVELDHDLGSVVRRSLLARQGFLHNEPEYVLRTELTEPNRYFAILKAIAAGDATANEIAGTVGIDGKQISTYTGKLERLRLVEREVPVTEDETRSRRGRYRIRDPLFRFWFRFVYGNEDRYERLGTDAYETVVEPEMADFVSPEFERLCGDALPELYPDETFVDIGRWWYKEHEVDVVGLADDGTMVAGECKFTSAPLDYGALASLESHAGEIRWTPDGTGVDRNYALFARNGFRESVREAAAGRDDLRLFDLDEIVGSF from the coding sequence ATGGACCGATTCGTCGATCGCCGGGCGGAACTCTCGCGACTCGTCGAGTGCTACGAGTCCGACGAGGCGGAGATGGTCGTCGTCTTCGGGCGTCGCCGCCTCGGGAAGACCGAACTCGTCCGGGAGTCGCTGGCCGAACGCGAGGACGCCGTACTGTATCAGGCGACGGAGACGACCTCGCAGGTACAGCTCGACGAGTTCGTCGAGCTCGCGTCGGAGTCGTTCCCGGGCGTCGACCGGATCAGAGCCGACTGGGAGTCGCTCCTCGGATACCTGGCCGAACGGGACGCGGTCGTCGTACTGGACGAGTTCCCGTACCTCATCGATGCCGACGAGAGCCTCCCGTCGGTCGTCCAGCGGCTCTGGGATCAGGAGATACGAGACAGCGCGGCGACACTCGTGCTGGTCGGCTCGTCGATCAGCATGATGGAGGAGGCGACGCTCCTCGGTAACAGTCCGCTGTACGGTCGATTCACGGAGAAGATCGACCTCCGACAGCTCGACTTCGGCGCCGCGTGTGAGTTCTTCCCCGATTCCTACACGCCCGAGGAGCGAGTGTTCGCCTGGGGAGTGTTCGGCGGAACGCCGTACTATCTGGACGGCGTCGAACTGGACCACGACCTCGGATCGGTCGTCCGGCGTTCGCTCCTCGCACGGCAGGGGTTTCTGCACAACGAGCCCGAGTACGTCCTCCGCACCGAACTGACCGAACCGAACCGGTACTTCGCCATCCTGAAAGCCATCGCCGCGGGGGACGCGACCGCCAACGAGATCGCGGGGACGGTCGGCATCGACGGGAAGCAGATATCGACGTACACGGGGAAGCTGGAACGACTCCGCCTCGTCGAGCGCGAGGTTCCGGTCACCGAGGACGAGACGCGGTCGCGCCGCGGGCGCTATCGGATCCGCGACCCGCTGTTCCGGTTCTGGTTCAGGTTCGTCTACGGAAACGAGGACCGGTACGAGCGGCTCGGTACGGACGCCTACGAGACAGTCGTCGAGCCGGAGATGGCGGATTTCGTGAGCCCGGAGTTCGAACGGCTCTGTGGGGACGCGCTCCCCGAGCTGTACCCCGACGAGACGTTCGTCGATATCGGCCGGTGGTGGTACAAGGAACACGAGGTCGACGTCGTCGGGCTGGCCGACGACGGCACGATGGTCGCAGGGGAATGCAAGTTCACGAGCGCACCGCTCGATTACGGCGCGCTCGCGTCGCTCGAATCCCACGCAGGCGAGATCCGGTGGACACCCGACGGGACCGGCGTCGACCGGAACTACGCGCTGTTCGCCCGAAACGGGTTCAGGGAGTCGGTCCGCGAGGCTGCCGCCGGTCGCGACGACCTCCGGCTGTTCGACCTCGACGAGATCGTCGGGAGCTTCTGA
- a CDS encoding type II toxin-antitoxin system VapC family toxin, whose amino-acid sequence MYCLDANVWIYFLDADLDEHETVRDDVAEVLRSRPLFTTTVLQMEVVHYLTNQLADSERHVERVLSIEDSTVAELRPADVKRAAKLLAEYDQSGIGGRDATVLAAMERHGVGRLWTHDDALKRMDDCLDWLTVTDPVSE is encoded by the coding sequence ATGTACTGCCTCGACGCGAACGTCTGGATCTACTTCCTCGACGCCGACCTCGACGAACACGAGACGGTCCGCGACGACGTGGCCGAGGTACTCCGCTCTCGGCCGCTGTTCACGACGACGGTCCTCCAGATGGAGGTCGTCCACTACCTGACGAACCAACTGGCCGACAGCGAGCGCCACGTCGAACGCGTGCTATCGATCGAGGATTCGACCGTCGCGGAGCTACGACCCGCCGACGTGAAGCGGGCGGCGAAGCTGCTCGCCGAGTACGACCAGTCCGGGATCGGCGGCCGGGACGCGACGGTGTTGGCCGCGATGGAGCGACACGGCGTCGGGCGGCTCTGGACGCACGACGACGCGCTCAAACGGATGGACGACTGCCTCGACTGGCTGACGGTCACGGATCCCGTGAGCGAATAG
- a CDS encoding DUF106 domain-containing protein, with amino-acid sequence MDETLRERLDGDDALADAAATVLDRAESGDGTVAWADVSGAVPAEQWGRLLESEVLVATDAGFVVDDPDAVRAAVGDRDGAEIRDDTETADGADADSGGWSMADKLAGVAALGLMASYQVPMARDAIGSTADLFLGPVEAALPFGVTVALLAVATTLVSTTLRRRLMDGNPQDIAKDRMETVKERLDAARERGDDEAVERLQSRQQELMLEQLGAMKRMVRPMVYAMLVTIPVFLWITWLTVNPAAAITPAAQVLPIAGRVVWTAKLVGPIQVWTVWYIACSLLSNVAGKRVAKKVGPAVTDYRSAF; translated from the coding sequence ATGGACGAGACCCTCCGCGAGCGACTCGACGGCGACGACGCGCTCGCCGACGCCGCCGCCACCGTCCTCGACCGCGCCGAATCGGGCGACGGCACGGTCGCCTGGGCCGACGTGAGCGGCGCAGTCCCCGCCGAACAGTGGGGTCGGCTGCTCGAATCCGAAGTCCTGGTCGCCACCGACGCCGGGTTCGTCGTCGACGACCCCGACGCCGTCCGGGCAGCGGTGGGCGACCGCGACGGCGCCGAGATCCGGGACGACACCGAGACCGCCGACGGTGCCGACGCCGACTCCGGCGGCTGGTCGATGGCCGACAAGCTCGCCGGCGTCGCCGCGCTCGGGCTGATGGCCAGCTACCAGGTGCCGATGGCCCGCGACGCGATCGGGAGCACCGCAGACCTCTTCCTCGGCCCGGTCGAGGCCGCCCTGCCGTTCGGGGTCACGGTCGCGCTGCTGGCGGTCGCGACCACGCTCGTCTCCACGACGCTCCGGCGCCGGCTGATGGACGGCAACCCCCAAGACATCGCGAAGGACCGAATGGAGACGGTCAAAGAACGGCTGGACGCGGCCCGCGAGCGCGGCGACGACGAGGCCGTCGAACGGCTGCAGTCCCGTCAGCAGGAGCTGATGCTGGAGCAACTCGGGGCGATGAAGCGGATGGTCCGGCCGATGGTCTACGCGATGCTGGTGACGATACCGGTGTTCCTGTGGATCACGTGGCTGACGGTCAACCCCGCCGCCGCGATCACGCCGGCCGCGCAGGTGTTACCGATCGCCGGTCGCGTCGTCTGGACGGCCAAACTGGTCGGCCCGATCCAGGTGTGGACGGTCTGGTACATCGCCTGCTCGCTCCTCTCGAACGTCGCGGGCAAGCGCGTCGCGAAGAAAGTCGGGCCGGCGGTCACGGACTACCGGTCGGCGTTCTGA
- a CDS encoding AEC family transporter: MQTLDALGSIPSVFLSSVAPPLSIALAGYLLGRVREVDTEPLSTVTVYVLLPALVFETLVTLETGLGTAAAAVAAMVGFTAVVGALSWAVSRARGREGTVVVGAAMAAAVPNTGNFGIPVATFAFGAAGRSTAVLFVLVQNLLLYTVGVYLLTRGGERDDRAALGRVARQPVVWAVLAAGTTVALGVVPPENGTAMDTLRLAGDASIPVFLVVLGLQVESMDLGATVRETLPTVGLKLLVAPVVAVAVAALVDVGDPTVTAAFVVLAAGPAAVTPLVLSIEFGDDGAAGPGDERGGVSTADYVGTVVFLTILGSLPVVTGLVLLAELGVLG, translated from the coding sequence GTGCAGACACTCGACGCACTCGGGTCGATCCCCTCCGTCTTCCTCTCGTCGGTGGCGCCGCCGCTGTCGATCGCCCTCGCCGGCTACCTGCTCGGCCGCGTCCGCGAGGTCGACACCGAGCCGCTGAGCACGGTCACCGTCTACGTCCTCCTGCCGGCGCTGGTGTTCGAGACGCTCGTCACGCTCGAGACCGGGCTCGGGACCGCCGCCGCGGCCGTCGCCGCGATGGTCGGGTTCACCGCCGTCGTCGGCGCGCTCTCGTGGGCGGTGAGTCGGGCGCGCGGCCGCGAGGGGACGGTCGTCGTCGGCGCCGCGATGGCCGCCGCCGTCCCCAACACCGGCAACTTCGGCATCCCCGTCGCCACCTTCGCGTTCGGCGCCGCCGGCCGCTCGACCGCCGTCCTGTTCGTCCTCGTCCAGAACCTGCTGCTGTACACCGTCGGCGTCTACCTGCTCACTCGCGGCGGCGAGCGCGACGACCGGGCGGCGCTCGGCCGCGTCGCCCGCCAGCCCGTCGTCTGGGCGGTTCTCGCAGCCGGCACGACGGTCGCGCTCGGCGTCGTCCCACCGGAGAACGGGACGGCGATGGACACGCTCCGACTGGCCGGCGACGCGTCGATCCCCGTGTTCCTCGTCGTGCTCGGCCTGCAGGTCGAGTCGATGGACCTCGGTGCGACCGTCCGTGAGACGCTCCCGACGGTGGGGCTGAAACTGCTGGTCGCGCCGGTCGTCGCCGTCGCGGTCGCGGCGCTCGTCGACGTCGGCGACCCGACGGTGACCGCCGCGTTCGTCGTCCTCGCGGCCGGCCCCGCGGCGGTCACCCCGCTCGTCCTCTCGATCGAGTTCGGCGACGACGGCGCGGCCGGACCGGGCGACGAACGTGGCGGCGTGTCGACCGCCGACTACGTGGGGACCGTCGTCTTCCTCACGATCCTCGGGAGCCTCCCCGTCGTCACCGGACTGGTGTTGCTGGCGGAGTTGGGCGTGCTGGGGTGA
- a CDS encoding sulfurtransferase, which yields MSDYAKDVLVSADWVEEHLEHFESDDDDYRLVEVDVDTELYDESHAPGAVGWNWETDLQDQVERDILEKEDFEALLGSHGISEDTTVVLYGDNANWFAAYTYWQFKYYGHDDVRLLDGGRDYWVENDYPLTDEEPEFSEVEYEAAGPRESIRAYREDVENAVERGLPLVDVRSPEEFSGEVLAPPGLQETAQRGGHIPGASNVSWAAVTNDDGTFKTAEEIEELYAEEGIEGDSTVVAYCRIGERSSVAWFALHELVGYDDAINYDGSWTEWGNLVGAPIEKGEAE from the coding sequence ATGAGCGACTACGCGAAAGACGTACTCGTCTCGGCGGACTGGGTCGAAGAGCATCTCGAGCACTTCGAGAGCGACGACGACGACTATCGGCTCGTCGAGGTCGACGTAGACACGGAGCTGTACGACGAGAGCCACGCGCCGGGCGCGGTCGGCTGGAACTGGGAGACAGATCTGCAGGACCAGGTCGAGCGCGACATCCTCGAGAAGGAGGACTTCGAGGCGCTGCTCGGTTCCCACGGCATCAGCGAGGACACCACGGTCGTCCTCTACGGTGACAACGCCAACTGGTTCGCGGCCTACACCTACTGGCAGTTCAAGTACTACGGCCACGACGACGTGCGCCTGCTCGACGGCGGCCGCGACTACTGGGTCGAGAACGACTACCCGCTGACCGACGAGGAGCCGGAGTTCTCGGAAGTCGAGTACGAGGCCGCCGGTCCGCGCGAGTCCATCCGCGCCTACCGAGAGGACGTCGAGAACGCCGTCGAGCGCGGCCTGCCGCTCGTCGACGTTCGCTCGCCCGAGGAGTTCTCCGGCGAGGTCCTGGCGCCCCCGGGACTCCAGGAGACCGCCCAGCGCGGCGGCCACATCCCCGGCGCCAGCAACGTCTCCTGGGCCGCCGTCACCAACGACGACGGCACCTTCAAGACCGCCGAGGAGATCGAGGAGCTGTACGCCGAGGAAGGCATTGAGGGTGACTCGACGGTCGTCGCCTACTGCCGCATCGGCGAGCGCTCGTCGGTCGCCTGGTTCGCCCTGCACGAGCTCGTCGGCTACGACGACGCCATCAACTACGACGGCTCCTGGACGGAGTGGGGCAACCTCGTCGGCGCCCCCATCGAGAAAGGCGAGGCCGAGTAA
- a CDS encoding MATE family efflux transporter encodes MSWSRYNPVRALLLWVGSLVARAGVIDRERVERATDLAWPRIVTGLARMSRSTADVAMVGIALGPTAIAGVGYASPFWGLAFALGGGVAGGTIGLVSQRFGADAYEELALSVKASALLTVAITVPLIAVYWYLAEPLIGLIGSGDAAVAFGADYLAVVAFGVPFGALNLIGSRALVGADDAWTPMILRGGGAALNILINAVLIFGFGWGVVGAAIGTALSNALVTAAFAVGLARGGLPGIGEFPVQVPLSGPHLDRSLLGDLVEMATPLIGTNLARSGGQFPKLYIVGLFGPNVVAAYVVAMRVRALMDTPNWGFSMASSSLVGQALGQDDEDDAGAWAHDIIRFSLACYAVIAVGVFVLARPIGRVFVDDPSILPTVVTFIRVACFGVLFSGVYGGSTGPLRTSGDTRWPFYAQLTGLYLFAIPIAYLGIAVPEIGQTALYAAILAEMAVPAVITYYRYRSGTWKVVSRDYRPDAAAGD; translated from the coding sequence GTGTCCTGGTCCCGGTACAATCCCGTTCGCGCGCTGCTCCTCTGGGTAGGGTCGCTCGTCGCCCGCGCCGGCGTCATCGACCGCGAGCGCGTCGAGCGGGCGACCGACCTGGCGTGGCCCCGCATCGTCACCGGCCTCGCGCGGATGTCCCGCTCGACGGCCGACGTGGCGATGGTCGGCATCGCGCTCGGTCCGACCGCCATCGCCGGCGTCGGCTACGCCAGCCCCTTCTGGGGCCTCGCGTTCGCCCTGGGCGGCGGCGTCGCCGGCGGGACCATCGGTCTCGTCTCCCAGCGCTTCGGCGCCGACGCCTACGAGGAACTCGCCCTCTCGGTGAAAGCCAGCGCGCTGCTCACGGTCGCGATCACCGTCCCGCTGATCGCCGTCTACTGGTACCTCGCCGAGCCGCTGATCGGCCTCATCGGCTCGGGCGACGCCGCGGTCGCGTTCGGCGCCGACTACCTCGCGGTCGTCGCCTTCGGCGTCCCGTTCGGGGCCCTGAACCTCATCGGCAGCCGCGCGCTCGTCGGCGCCGACGACGCCTGGACGCCGATGATCCTCCGCGGCGGCGGTGCGGCGCTCAACATCCTCATCAACGCCGTGCTCATCTTCGGCTTCGGCTGGGGCGTCGTCGGCGCCGCCATCGGGACCGCGCTCTCGAACGCGCTGGTCACGGCCGCGTTCGCGGTCGGCCTCGCCCGCGGTGGTCTGCCCGGAATCGGCGAGTTCCCCGTGCAGGTCCCACTCTCTGGCCCCCACCTCGACCGATCGCTGCTGGGCGATCTGGTGGAGATGGCGACGCCGCTGATCGGGACCAACCTCGCCCGTAGCGGCGGCCAGTTCCCGAAGCTGTACATCGTCGGCCTGTTCGGCCCGAACGTCGTCGCCGCCTACGTCGTCGCGATGCGGGTCCGCGCGCTGATGGACACGCCCAACTGGGGCTTCAGCATGGCCTCCTCCAGCCTCGTCGGCCAGGCGCTCGGCCAGGACGACGAGGACGACGCCGGCGCGTGGGCCCACGACATCATCCGCTTCTCGCTGGCATGCTACGCCGTCATCGCCGTCGGCGTGTTCGTCCTCGCCCGCCCCATCGGTCGCGTGTTCGTCGACGACCCCTCGATCCTCCCGACCGTCGTCACCTTCATTCGCGTCGCCTGCTTCGGCGTCCTCTTTAGCGGCGTCTACGGCGGCTCGACCGGGCCGCTCAGGACCAGCGGCGACACGCGCTGGCCGTTCTACGCCCAGCTCACCGGGCTGTACCTGTTCGCGATCCCCATCGCCTACCTCGGGATCGCAGTGCCCGAGATCGGCCAGACGGCGCTGTACGCCGCTATCCTCGCCGAGATGGCCGTGCCGGCCGTCATCACCTACTACCGCTATCGCTCCGGGACGTGGAAGGTGGTCAGTCGCGACTACCGCCCCGACGCCGCCGCCGGGGACTGA